The genomic DNA CTGCGGGCGCACTGTCACCACATGCTGCTGGCCGCGCAGCCGCTCGGCCAGCAGACCCCTGCGCCGGATCAGCCGGGCCGCCGTGTCCTCGGCTGACATCGCCACCACCACCACCTCGTGCGCGGCCGGCTGGCCGTCGGGCACTTCCAGCTCCACCACCTGCGCCACCCGCCGCAGCGCGATCTCACGCAGCGCGGTCAGGTTGGGCAGCGTGAAAAAGTTGCCCAGCGCCTGATCCACCTTGTCCGGTGCGTAGATTTTCCCGGCCCTGAGACGCTCGCGCAGGTCCTCGGGCGGCAGGTCGATCAGGATCAGTTCGTCTGCATTTTGCAGCACGAAATCCGGCACCCGCTCGCGCACCCGCACCCCGGTGAGCCGCGCCACCGTGTTGTTCAGCGATTCGAGGTGCTGCACGTTCATGGTGGACAGCACGTCGATGCCGGCGCCGCGCAGCGCTTCCACGTCCTGCCAGCGTTTTTCAAAGCGGCTGCCGGGAGCGTTGGTGTGGGCCAGTTCGTCTATCAGGACCGTGCTGGGATGACGCTGGATCAGACCGTCCACATCCAGCTCGCTGAGGGTCACGCTGCCGCGCCGCAGTTCCCGCGGAGGAAAAACCGGCAGGCCCCGGGCCGCCTGCTCGGTCTCCGGCCGGCCGTGGGTTTCCAGCACCCCGATCAGGGCGTCCTCGCCGCGTTCCAGGCGGTCGCGCAGCTCGTTCAGGGCGCGGTAGGTCTTGCCCACGCCCGCCGCCATACCGATAAAGATGCGGTGGGTGCCACGCTGGGGCCGCACAGAACTACGCGGCAGGGTCAGCCGGACCGGTTCAGACACGGGCGCCGCCTCCCGGCCCGGCGCGGCGTTCAGCGCTGGCCGGGGTCATTTGGGAAGTCCGCCCACCGTGGTCAGGTGGTAGCCCTGCTGCCGGGCCACCCGCAGGAAATTTTGCAGCACCTCCAGCATCTGGGGCGCGTTGTCGTGCAGCAGCACGATGCCGCCCGGCCGCAGCTTGCTTTGCAGCCGGCCCTGCAAGGTGGCGGCGCCGGGGTTCTGGAAGTCGCCGGGGTCGTCGGTCCAGAACACGGTGGTCAGGCCCAGAGCGCGGGCCGCCTGCAATGTCTCCGGGGTGTACTCCCCGCCCGGCGGGCGGAAATAGCGCACCGGTTTGCCGGTCAGCTGTCGCAGCACTGTATTGGTCCAGCGCATTTCATTGATGGCGTCGGCCAGCGGGAGCGGAGGCAACCGCACGTGATGGTAGGTGTGGTTGGCGACCTCATGCCCCTGCTGGACCATATCGCGGATGAAATACGGGTAGGCGGTGGCGTTCCGACCGATCACGAAAAAGGTGGCCTTGGTGCCGCTGCGCCGCAGCAGATCCAGCAGCAGGGGCTCGAACAGCGGATGCGGCGCGTCGTCAAACGTCAGGGCCGCCAGCGGCAAACTGGGGTCCTTGCCGCGGTACAGCAGCCCGCCGACGCGCCCGCCCTGCCGGCGTGCCTGCAGTTCCAGCGAAGAAGCCGGAGCGCCGGACGGCAGCGGGACATTTTCCAGCACCCGGTCGGCCTGGCGGAACTGCGGCAGGTTGCCGGGATTGACCCACACCCGCTCGTAGGGACGGCGCCGGGTGCCCCAGGCCAGAAAGTCGTCCAGGCGCGCGCGCGGCACGCTGGCCGTCAGCACCGGCAGTGGGCCGCCAAAGCCGGCGTAGCTGCCCTGGTCGTACACGCTGATGTCCACCTCATCCAGGCTGGGCCGCGCGGCCAGCACACGCCGGGCCACGAAAACGGCCAGCGGCCGCAGATGCTGGCGCTCCTGCGGGGTCACGGTAAGGACGGTGTGGGCCACCTCGGTAAAGCCGTTGCTGAGGTACTCGGTGCGGAAGACCTGGGCAATGGGCGGCGTGAGTTGCAGCCGGGGCAGCGCCGGAGCCGGGCGGGTCCCCGGCGCGACCGGCTGCACCTGCCCGGGCAGGCCCGAAGCCGGCGGAAAAGGCGCCAAGAAAGGCAGCGGCGCCGGCAACTGGGGAGCGTCGGGGTCGGGCTGGGCCAGCGCCGCCGGCGCCAGCAGCGCGGCCCCCAGGCAGAAGGCAGCGGCAACTGCCCGCACCACCTGGCCCGGCCAGGAAAGCTGGTGCTGGCGGCGGCCGCCCCAGCCTGAGCCAACCGGCTTAATGCGCTGACCGTTTCTGAACATGCAGTCCATTCGTCACTGCCCCTTGCCGTTGGCCCAGGCCAGATTGGCCTGCATGCCGGCCGGGGTATGACCCTCGGCCGCGTAGAGAGCGGCGGCCTGACGGTACTGCTGCCGGGCCTGATCCAACTGGCCTTCCTTGCGCAGCACGGTGCCCAGCACGCTGGCGGCCAGTGCGTTGCGCGGTTCTTCTTTCAGGGCCTGCCGCAGCCACCGTTCGCTGGTCTTCAGCCCGGCGGGGGTGGCCCGGCCGCCGGTGCCCAGCACGCCGCCGCTGGCCCGCTCGCCGCGGTAGTAGCTGAACTGCGAGCGCACATAGTTCATGCTCAGGAAGCTCAGGTGCGCGGGCTTGCCGGCTCCGGCCCCGCCCACCTGCCGGTAACTGGTGATCAGGCCCTG from Deinococcus sp. Marseille-Q6407 includes the following:
- a CDS encoding polysaccharide deacetylase family protein, whose protein sequence is MFRNGQRIKPVGSGWGGRRQHQLSWPGQVVRAVAAAFCLGAALLAPAALAQPDPDAPQLPAPLPFLAPFPPASGLPGQVQPVAPGTRPAPALPRLQLTPPIAQVFRTEYLSNGFTEVAHTVLTVTPQERQHLRPLAVFVARRVLAARPSLDEVDISVYDQGSYAGFGGPLPVLTASVPRARLDDFLAWGTRRRPYERVWVNPGNLPQFRQADRVLENVPLPSGAPASSLELQARRQGGRVGGLLYRGKDPSLPLAALTFDDAPHPLFEPLLLDLLRRSGTKATFFVIGRNATAYPYFIRDMVQQGHEVANHTYHHVRLPPLPLADAINEMRWTNTVLRQLTGKPVRYFRPPGGEYTPETLQAARALGLTTVFWTDDPGDFQNPGAATLQGRLQSKLRPGGIVLLHDNAPQMLEVLQNFLRVARQQGYHLTTVGGLPK
- a CDS encoding sensor histidine kinase KdpD encodes the protein MSEPVRLTLPRSSVRPQRGTHRIFIGMAAGVGKTYRALNELRDRLERGEDALIGVLETHGRPETEQAARGLPVFPPRELRRGSVTLSELDVDGLIQRHPSTVLIDELAHTNAPGSRFEKRWQDVEALRGAGIDVLSTMNVQHLESLNNTVARLTGVRVRERVPDFVLQNADELILIDLPPEDLRERLRAGKIYAPDKVDQALGNFFTLPNLTALREIALRRVAQVVELEVPDGQPAAHEVVVVAMSAEDTAARLIRRRGLLAERLRGQQHVVTVRPQRLSPQASRMLDTCREITEALGGKFSILGQETGVGAALVAYVNRVHATQIVMGETSRSRWAEFLSGDIIKYVLRETQGVDVHIISRD